TATTCTGTGCGTTCATTGGATAAATTTAAAATTATTGAAATAGGAGAAAAGATAGGAGTTAATATGGAAAATAAAACTTTAAATATGTTTGATGCTGCTAGTGCTTTTAATTTAAAAGACATTGTTGAATATCAAAAAGATAAAATTGTTAGTAAAAATTTAGTTGCAAAACAAAATCTTATTATGTCAGTTATGGCTTTTTGGAAAGGTGAAAGTCTTGACCCACACAAAGCTCCTGGAGATGCTTTAGTTACTGTTTTAGATGGTAAAGGAAAATATATTGTTGACGGAAAAGAATTTGTATTAAATACTGGGGAAAGTGCTGTACTTCCAGCTAATATACCTCATGCAGTTGAAGGAATTGAAAACTTCAAAATGTTATTAATCTTAGTAAAAGATTAAGTGAAGTTATCTATAATAATATTAAAAAAAGTCTCTTGACAACCGTATGAGTTCTACAAGCTCAATGAACATAAGCTCTTCGAACTGATACGGATGTTAGAGACTATTTTTTATTATTTAATTTTATACTTTCTTATAGAATAAAAATAGGAGCCGTTTTAAAATTAATCTTTATCATCATTAAATATTACTCAATAATGATTTTTATTATTTTATAACGGCTCTTTATATTATTTATTTAAAAATTCTATTGCCAGTTGAGATAGACTTTTCATGTTTGTAATTAAATATTTTTCATCCCAAAACAACTTTGGATGATGAAGCATATTTTCATTTTCTAATTGTTCATCATTAACTCCAACAAAGAAGAAGAATGATGGGATATGTTTTCCAAAATATGCAAAATCTTCAGACCCCATAACGGGATCTTCCATAACTTCAATATTATCTTTTCCTAAAATATTTTCTAAAGCATTTTTAGAAAATTTAAATAATTCATGGTCATTTTTTAATGCTGGATACATTCTATCTACTAAAAATTCATAAGAAGCTCCATAAGCATTAGTTATCCCTTTTAAAATTTCATCCATTCTATTAACTATTTGATCTGTAATACCTTCATCAAAGGTTCTGATAGTTCCCTTTAAAACTAACTTATCTGGTATTATATTGTGTGCCTCTCCAGCATGAATACTACAGCAAGATAAAACAGCTGGTCTTAAAGTTGAAATATTTCTACTGATTATATTTTGAAAATTGACTACAGTTTGACAAGCCACCATAACTGTATCAACTGTTTTTTCAGGCTGTGAAGCATGTCCTCCTTTACCTTGGAATATAACATCAAATGAAGTCGTATGTGTCATCATATCCCCATCTTTTATAGCTACATGCCCTGCTTTTATACTAGGCCAAATATGACAACCAAAAGCTGCATCTACTTTTGGATTTTCTAAAACTCCTTCATCTATCATTGGTTTTGCTCCACCAGGTCCTTCTTCAGCAGGTTGAAAAAGTAATTTTATATTTCCAGAAAGATCATCTTTTAATTCATTTAAGACCATCCCAACTCCAAGAAGTCCAGCAGTATGTCCATCATGTCCACAAGCATGCATTTTTCCTTCATGAGTTGACTTAAAACCACATCTACTTTCTTCTGTTATTGGTAAAGCATCCATATCAGCTCTTAAAAGTACAGTTTTCCCAGGTTTTCCACCTTTGATAGTAGCTACTATACCTGTTTTAGCTATTTCAGACTTATATGGAATTCCTATTCTATCTAATTCTTTTTTTACTATTTCTGCTGTTTTAAATAAATCAAAACCAAGTTCTGGATATTTATGAAGTTCTCTTCTAAGTTCCATAACTCTTTCTAAATATTTTTCAGATAATTTTTTAATTTTTTCTTCCATATTAACCTCCTAATGTTATATTCCAAATGGAATATTGAAAATAAAGAAAACTGTAAATAATAAAAGGCTTCCAACCAATGTTATCAAAGAATAAGGAATCATATTAGCCATCAAAGTTCCTAAACCAAAGTTCTTATCATATTTATTTGCTACTGCTAATAATAATGGAACATATGGAAATAATGGTGAAATCATATTTGTAGATGAATCTCCTATTCTATAAGCCATTTGAGTTAAAGCTGGATCATAACCTAATAACATAAACATTGGAATAAATATAGGAGATAAAATTGCCCATTTTGCTGAAGCACTTCCTATAAATAAATTAATAAAAGCAACTAAAATAACATAAGTTATTATAAGTGGTAATCCTTTGAAACCTGCTGCTTTTATTAAATTTGCTCCTTTTATTGCCATTATTATACCTAAATTACTTTTTGTAAATAAATTTAAAAATTGTGCTGATACAAAAACTATTAATATATATCCTCCCATTTCACTAAGAGAAGTTGAAATTAATTTTACTGCATCTTTATCAGTTTTTATTTTTTTAATAACTTTACCATAAACAAAACCTGGTATCAAAAAAACTACTGACATAAAGAAAATTAATCCACCCATTAAAGGAGAATTTACAGAAATCAAAGATCCGTTTTCATCTTTTAAAAACGCATTTGGTCCTATTGCTAAAAATACTATAAAAGCAATAACTAATAAGAAAGAAATACTTGCATATTTTACTCCTTTCTTTTCTAAATCTCCAATTTCTGTATTAGCATTATCTTTAAAATGTTCTTCATTTACAGGAAATCTTGGTTCTATAAATTTTACAGTTACCCATGTTATTATAAAAATTTGTAATATGGCATTTGCCATATTAAAATAAATAGTCATAGTAGGACTTTTTTGGAAAGTTGATTCTAATATTTGAGCTGCTGGATTAGTGAATGAACTCAAAAGTATATCATTCATTCCAACAAAAAATCCTGAACAAAAACCTATTGCAGCACCAGCAAATGATAAAAATATCCCAATTAGAGGATTCTTTTTAATATTTATAAATATTATTGCTGCCAATGGAGGTAAAACTATAAAACCCCCATCACCAATAGCTGTAAAAATTAAACCTGCAAATACAACTGTGAAGTAAATTAATCTTTTAGGTACTTTTTTTATTGTTAATGTCAATAAAACTTCTAAATATCCACTTTTATCAGCTAGCCCTATCCCTATCATTGTTACTAAAACAGCTCCTAATGGTGGGAATGTTTGGAAAACCTTTACAGTAGAAACTAAAATAGCTTTTAGGTTATCTGAACTTAATAAATTTTCTGCTTTTATAATTTCTTTTGTTCCAGGATGCTCTACTGAAACTCCAAACTTGCTAAGTATAAATGAAATAATAAAAATTAAAATACACAATATTAAAAAAATTGATGTAGGGTCCGGCATTTTATTCCCAATTACTTCAACTTTATTTAATATCTTGTTTAAAAAACTCAATTTTTCTTTTTCAACTTTTTTATTTGTTTCCATAATATCCCCCTAAATTATAAATCAATCTCTAATTATATTTCTACTTTACTACTTTTTATTTATATATTTATCTAAAAGTAGTATATTATGCATATTTTAATACAAAAATTTTATTCGATTAATAATGAAATAGCTTTATTTATTAATTCTCTTTCAAACTCTAATTTTTTTTCTGAAATTTTTAAACTAGTAAGTTCTAACACTTTCGAATCTCCAACAACTCTACGAATAATCTCAGTTCCAGCATATTTTAAAGAATCTTCTAAAATTGTTTTTATATAATATTCAAAATAAGTTTCATTTTTAAAGAAATTATTATTTGGAATTTTATTCCATAATTTTTTAGATTTTATATAAAAAAGTTCAGGAATATTTTTTATTGTCTCTTCTAGCCATTCAACAAATTCTTTACTATTCTCCATAAAGTATTTAGCTCTGTATAAAGGAAAGTATAAATTCCCAAGAACATTTCCAATATCATATGCCATTGGTCCATAAAATGAAAATTCTGGATCTATTATTTTTATTCCATTCTCATTAATAAAAATAGAACCTGAATGAAGATCTCCATGAATTAATGATTGACTATAAGTCATAAATTTTTCTTTTAACTTTAAAACTGCAAATTGTAAATCCAAATTTTTATATAATTTTCTTTCTACAAAATCTTCATTCCCCTCACTTATAATATTTCTACTTTTATTGTTATTATATGGTTCTGTAAAAACTAAACATTCGCTTATAGCACATAATTCTGGATTAATAAATTTTTTCACATTTTCTTTTTTTTCATTATTGTCCATAAATAAATCTGTTGTAAGGAGTAATGTAGTCGATAAAAATTCTGCAATATTTTCTGCTAAATTTGGGAATATTTTTCCTTTCATAAGTTCTAATCTTAAATTTTTATAATTAGAGATATCTTCCATAGCTAGCACACACATAGCTTTATCATATAAATATATTTTAGGGACATAGTTTGGAGCTAACTTACTTTCAATCTCTAGAATATTAGCCTCAATTTGGCTTCTTGCTAGACTTAAATTTCTCCCCGAAGAACGTAATAACTTATCAGCTTGCTTCAAAACTATGGATTTACCTGTTTTTTCATCTTTTACTCTAAATATATAATTTATATTTCCATCTCCAATTTCCTGACAAACCAAGTTTGTTTCTTTAGAAAAAAGTCCTTTTTCTTTAGTATAATTAATAGCTTCATTACAATCTAATAAAAAATGGTTAGCATATCTCATAAAGACCTCCATTAATAATATTCTTCTGTATCTGTTTTGAAATAATTACTCAAGTTATAAGGAGAAAATATTTCTTTATCTGTTACTACTCCATCAATAAGATATGGTGGAGTTATATCAAAAGCTGGATAATAAGCTCTAACTCCATTTAAAGTATGCTTTTGTCCATTAAGAGAAAGAACTTCTTCTTCATTTCTTTCTTCTATAACAATATTATCTCTAAATTTGTTCATATCAGGTATCCCAGTAACAAAATACGGAATACCAAAGTGCTTACAAAGTAAAGCTATTTGAAAAGTTCCCACTTTATTTACAATATTCCCATCCATACATATGCTATCAGCTGCAGAAGTGAATATATTAATACCTTTTTGTAAAATAGTCCAAGCTACCATATTATCAGTTATTACAGTTGTTTTAAAACCTTGTTCTTTTAAAACACTAGCAGTTAATCTAGCTCCTTGTAAATAGGGCCTGGTTTCAGCACAAAAAAATTCGATATCCTTATCTTGATTTCTAATTTCTCTAGCCATACATCCAACAATTGTTTCTCCAAAACATTGAGTCAAAATTTTTGCTTTTTGTGGGAATAAAGTTACTAGATTTTTTGCAACAATACTCATCCTTTTATAACGTCTTTCTAACGAAGCAAACGTTCGATTAAAAATAGCATCTATAGGTTCTTGATTGTTATAAATAGCATCTTTTGCTACTCTTAAACAAGAATCTGTAATTATTCTCATCCTATTCATAGTTGTTGGTCTTGCCGTAGAGATACAATAGGCAGCTTCTTCTAAAAATTTAATTTTTTCATTTTTATTTAAATTTTTAGCTTGATAAGCAGCTAAAGCCATTCCCATCCCAGCAGCAGTATATGGTCCAGCACTTTGAGTAACCATATTTGCTATTGCTTCCTTCACTTCCAAATAACTTTCACAAATAACGAATTTAATTTCTTTTGGATATATCCTTCTATCTAGTATTTTTACTTTCCCATTTTCATACCAAGCAACATTTTCATACCTTAATAAGAAAGCTAAACCATCATCCATTCTTTGCATTACATAACCTCCCTTTTCTAATTTATTTATTTTCTTTCATTTTAGGAATACCTGTTATAATTGCTAAAATTCCCATTATTATCATAAGAATAGAATACCATGAATATGAAACAATACTTATCGGAGATATCTGTGCCATTGCTGCCGCAACTAGTATTTGTCCAGCATAAGGCATTAATCCTTGGAATGCTGAAGAAAATATATCCAACAGCCCCGCTACTCTTCTTCTATCTACAGAAAATTTATCAGCTATATCTTTAGCTAATGGCCCAGCTGTAATAATAGAAACAGTATTATTTGTAGTAGCTAAGCATAATAAACTTACTAACAATGCAATACCAAATTCAGCTCCCTTTTTTGTTTTAATTTTATTTGTCAAATTTTCAAGCAAGTAGTCAATTCCACCTAAATATTCCATTAGAGCTACCACGCCTCCAACAACAAGAGCTATAATTGCCATATTTTCCATCCAACCCATTCCTCTTTGAACAATTGAAAACATTTCAACGAATGTGAAAGAACCGTTAAAAACTCCTATAATTAAACCAAGTAAAACCCCTATACTCAAAACTATAATAACATTGACGCCTACTAAAGCTAAAATTATAATAGAAATATATGGAATTAAATTTATTAAATTATAATCATAAATAGCACCTTGAACTCCTTTCCCTCCTATAAAAGCCAAAATTATAATATTAATTATAACTGCCGGAAAAACAATAAAAAAATTAACTTTAAATTTATCTTTCATATCAACTTCTTGTGTTCTTGTTGCAGCTATCGTTGTATCAGAAATAAAAGACAAGTTATCTCCAAACATAGCTCCTCCAACAACAACTCCACAGACAAGAGCTAAATCAATTCCAGTTTCATTTGCAATACCTACAGCAATTGGTGTTAAAGCTGATACAGTTCCCATTGAAGTTCCCATCGAAAAACTTAAAATACATCCAATTATAAATAACCCTGGAAGTAACATTTTTAAAGGTAGTAAAGTCAATCCAAGATTAACCATTGATTTTACTCCTCCCATACCATCAGCAACAGAATAAAAAGCTCCAGCTAACAAAAAAATTATTACTAATAATAATAATGTGGAGTCACTCGCACCTTTACAAAATATCTCCACTTTTTTTTCAAAATTTATTTTTTCTTTATTTGGATTATTAAATAAAAAGGAAACTGCAATAGTTATCACAAAAGCTACAAGCAAAGGCATATTATCAATTTTATCTGTAAATATACCTGTTCCTGCATAAATTAGTAAAAAAATTAATAATGGAAATAAACCTATAAAATTACTTTTTTTATTCATAAAGTATCCTCCCTATCTAGCTAAATACAAAATATTGATAATATCTTTTTTGTCTAAATTCACAAATTTTCCAATTGATATAGAATTTTTTAAAGCTTTCTCAGCCATTAATGAAAAATTTTCATCTGTTATCCCATAATCAGATAATTTTATTTTTAAACCAAGCTCTTTAAAAAAACTTTTTAACACTTTTATTCCTTCTTCTATATCTGAAATATCAAAAATATTTTGAAAGAATTTTTTAAAAATGTTTAAATTTGTATTTTTAACATATTCAATCCAAGCCGGGAAGATAATTGCCATCCCTATACCATGAGTTAAGTCATAAATAGCACTTATTTCATGCTCTATTCTATGAGAAGCCCAATCAGCAATTCTACCACAGCCAATCATGCCATTATGAGCTATTGTTGCTGCCCACATAATTTGTGAGCAATAATTGTAATTATTTCTATCTTTTAAAAGAAGAGGTCCATATTTTATGACAGTTCTCATAGCAGCTTCAATCAATGAATCACTTAATTCAGTATCTGTGGATTTTGTAAAATATCTCTCCATAAGATGAGACAAGATATCCACAATTCCAGCAGCCATTAATTTATTTGGAACGGTATAACAAACCTCTGGATTCAACACTGAAAATTTTGGGAAATTAATTTCAGAATCACAAACAGCTTTTTCATAATTAGTTTCATTAGTTATAATAATACTTTCTGACATTTCAGATCCAGATCCCGGAA
Above is a window of Fusobacterium massiliense DNA encoding:
- a CDS encoding iron-containing alcohol dehydrogenase is translated as MENFNFKNSTRIIFGKFNYNEILRNIKFYFRENSKVLLHYENQGEIIKKIGIYEKIISLLKENNIDFIELGGVVPNPKLSLVYKGIDICKKENVSFILAIGGASVIDSAKAISLGAVYDGDVWDFFCEKNKPISTLGVGTILTIPGSGSEMSESIIITNETNYEKAVCDSEINFPKFSVLNPEVCYTVPNKLMAAGIVDILSHLMERYFTKSTDTELSDSLIEAAMRTVIKYGPLLLKDRNNYNYCSQIMWAATIAHNGMIGCGRIADWASHRIEHEISAIYDLTHGIGMAIIFPAWIEYVKNTNLNIFKKFFQNIFDISDIEEGIKVLKSFFKELGLKIKLSDYGITDENFSLMAEKALKNSISIGKFVNLDKKDIINILYLAR
- the mtnK gene encoding S-methyl-5-thioribose kinase, giving the protein MRYANHFLLDCNEAINYTKEKGLFSKETNLVCQEIGDGNINYIFRVKDEKTGKSIVLKQADKLLRSSGRNLSLARSQIEANILEIESKLAPNYVPKIYLYDKAMCVLAMEDISNYKNLRLELMKGKIFPNLAENIAEFLSTTLLLTTDLFMDNNEKKENVKKFINPELCAISECLVFTEPYNNNKSRNIISEGNEDFVERKLYKNLDLQFAVLKLKEKFMTYSQSLIHGDLHSGSIFINENGIKIIDPEFSFYGPMAYDIGNVLGNLYFPLYRAKYFMENSKEFVEWLEETIKNIPELFYIKSKKLWNKIPNNNFFKNETYFEYYIKTILEDSLKYAGTEIIRRVVGDSKVLELTSLKISEKKLEFERELINKAISLLIE
- a CDS encoding M20 metallopeptidase family protein, producing the protein MEEKIKKLSEKYLERVMELRRELHKYPELGFDLFKTAEIVKKELDRIGIPYKSEIAKTGIVATIKGGKPGKTVLLRADMDALPITEESRCGFKSTHEGKMHACGHDGHTAGLLGVGMVLNELKDDLSGNIKLLFQPAEEGPGGAKPMIDEGVLENPKVDAAFGCHIWPSIKAGHVAIKDGDMMTHTTSFDVIFQGKGGHASQPEKTVDTVMVACQTVVNFQNIISRNISTLRPAVLSCCSIHAGEAHNIIPDKLVLKGTIRTFDEGITDQIVNRMDEILKGITNAYGASYEFLVDRMYPALKNDHELFKFSKNALENILGKDNIEVMEDPVMGSEDFAYFGKHIPSFFFFVGVNDEQLENENMLHHPKLFWDEKYLITNMKSLSQLAIEFLNK
- a CDS encoding Na+/H+ antiporter NhaC family protein; this encodes MNKKSNFIGLFPLLIFLLIYAGTGIFTDKIDNMPLLVAFVITIAVSFLFNNPNKEKINFEKKVEIFCKGASDSTLLLLVIIFLLAGAFYSVADGMGGVKSMVNLGLTLLPLKMLLPGLFIIGCILSFSMGTSMGTVSALTPIAVGIANETGIDLALVCGVVVGGAMFGDNLSFISDTTIAATRTQEVDMKDKFKVNFFIVFPAVIINIIILAFIGGKGVQGAIYDYNLINLIPYISIIILALVGVNVIIVLSIGVLLGLIIGVFNGSFTFVEMFSIVQRGMGWMENMAIIALVVGGVVALMEYLGGIDYLLENLTNKIKTKKGAEFGIALLVSLLCLATTNNTVSIITAGPLAKDIADKFSVDRRRVAGLLDIFSSAFQGLMPYAGQILVAAAMAQISPISIVSYSWYSILMIIMGILAIITGIPKMKENK
- a CDS encoding AbgT family transporter, coding for METNKKVEKEKLSFLNKILNKVEVIGNKMPDPTSIFLILCILIFIISFILSKFGVSVEHPGTKEIIKAENLLSSDNLKAILVSTVKVFQTFPPLGAVLVTMIGIGLADKSGYLEVLLTLTIKKVPKRLIYFTVVFAGLIFTAIGDGGFIVLPPLAAIIFINIKKNPLIGIFLSFAGAAIGFCSGFFVGMNDILLSSFTNPAAQILESTFQKSPTMTIYFNMANAILQIFIITWVTVKFIEPRFPVNEEHFKDNANTEIGDLEKKGVKYASISFLLVIAFIVFLAIGPNAFLKDENGSLISVNSPLMGGLIFFMSVVFLIPGFVYGKVIKKIKTDKDAVKLISTSLSEMGGYILIVFVSAQFLNLFTKSNLGIIMAIKGANLIKAAGFKGLPLIITYVILVAFINLFIGSASAKWAILSPIFIPMFMLLGYDPALTQMAYRIGDSSTNMISPLFPYVPLLLAVANKYDKNFGLGTLMANMIPYSLITLVGSLLLFTVFFIFNIPFGI
- a CDS encoding s-methyl-5-thioribose-1-phosphate isomerase; the protein is MQRMDDGLAFLLRYENVAWYENGKVKILDRRIYPKEIKFVICESYLEVKEAIANMVTQSAGPYTAAGMGMALAAYQAKNLNKNEKIKFLEEAAYCISTARPTTMNRMRIITDSCLRVAKDAIYNNQEPIDAIFNRTFASLERRYKRMSIVAKNLVTLFPQKAKILTQCFGETIVGCMAREIRNQDKDIEFFCAETRPYLQGARLTASVLKEQGFKTTVITDNMVAWTILQKGINIFTSAADSICMDGNIVNKVGTFQIALLCKHFGIPYFVTGIPDMNKFRDNIVIEERNEEEVLSLNGQKHTLNGVRAYYPAFDITPPYLIDGVVTDKEIFSPYNLSNYFKTDTEEYY
- a CDS encoding cupin domain-containing protein, producing MVKIEVAKPFSLNNFIEAKTAEVVSTRVINYSNSYVSFFALDKFEEISAEAMLGNRYYFCFNGSGEFDIQNQKVIIKENEFLEIPANNNYSVRSLDKFKIIEIGEKIGVNMENKTLNMFDAASAFNLKDIVEYQKDKIVSKNLVAKQNLIMSVMAFWKGESLDPHKAPGDALVTVLDGKGKYIVDGKEFVLNTGESAVLPANIPHAVEGIENFKMLLILVKD